The DNA region CAGCGAGACGGGCAAGAACATCCTCCTGGTGGAGCACGACATGAGCGTGGTCATGGGCATCAGCCACCGCGTGGCCGTGTTGGACCACGGCGAGCTCATCTGCCAGGGGAAACCCGAAGAAATTCAAAATGATCCACGCGTCATAGAGGCATATCTGGGCACAGAAGAATCAACAGCATAAAATCAGATAGGAGGGATGCGCATGAAACGGATACTCAGCATTATCCTGGCTCTCGGTCTCCTCGCCGCGTTTGCTGGCGGCGTCCAGGCCGAGGAACTCAAAATCGGCAGCCTTTCCCCCCTCACGGGGCCCTACGCCGCCGACGGCAATGACATCGCCAACGGCGCACGCGCCGCCATCAAGGTCATCAAGGACGAGGGCGGCATCGAGGGCTACGACGACATCGTTCTGCTGGCCCAGGACAGCGCCTGCGATCCTCGCCAGGCCGTGGCCGCAGCCAACAAGCTCATCAACGAAGAAGTGGCCGGCGTTGTCGGCGCCTACTGCTCCAGCGCCACCATCCCTGCTTCCGAGACCCTGGCGGAAGAGGACATCATCATGATTACCCCGGCTTCCACCAACGAGAAAGTGACGGAGCGCGGGCTTGATTACATGTTCCGCATGTGCGGCCGTGACGACGACCAGTCCAAGGCCGCGGTCAAGTTCATGACTGATTACCTGAAGGGCAAGACCATCTTCATCGTGGACGACAAGACCACCTACTCCCAGGGCCTGGCCGACAACGTCGAGAAGCTGGCCAACGAGGCGGGCATCGAGGTCATCGAACACGACCACGTGAACCAGGGCGACAAGGACTTCTCCGCCGTTCTCACCAAGATCAAGGAAGCCAACCCCGACGTCTTCTACATGAGCCTGCAGAACTCCTCGTCCGGCGCGCTCATGCTGATCCAGGCCAAGCGTGCCGGCATCGACGCCGCCATCGTGGCCCAGGACGCCGTGTACCATCCCCAGCTTATCGAGAACGCCAAGGAAGCCGCCGACGGCGTCTACCTGACCTTCGGCTTCATCGACGAAGAGAAGCCCGCGTTCAAGAAGTTCAAGGATGCCTACGCCGAGTACGGCGACCCCGGCGCATACTCCGGCTATGCCTATGACGCCGCCTACGTGCTGCTCTCCGGCATCAAGGCCGCCGGCTCCACCGATCCCGCCGCCGTCAAGGACGAGATCATGAAGATGGACTTCGAGGGCGCCACCAAGCACGTCAAGTTCGCGGAAAATGGCGACTCCGGCTCCAACTACGTGATCCGGGTCATCAAGGACGGCAAGTACGTGAACTTCTGGGATCCCAACACCGGCGAGCTGTACTAGACTGATACGCACCCAACAGGGGGTCGCTCAGGCGGCCCCCTGAACACTACTGCCCGCACACCATTCGCCTATGGATTACTTTCTCCAGCAGTTCATCAACGGTCTGACCCTGGGCGGCGTCTACGCGCTTGTCGCCCTGGGCTACACCATGGTCTACGGGATCATTCAGCTCATCAACTTCGCGCACGGCGAGATCTTCGCCGCCGGCGGGTACATGGGCGTGATCCTGCTCAGCTTTCTTGCCGCGCACGGCCTTATGGAGACCTCGCCCTGGCTCTGCCTCGGGCTCTCCATGGTGCTCTCCATGGGCTACTGCGCCATGCTGGCCATGGCGGTGGAAAAGATCGCCTACAAGCCCCTGCGCCACTCCAGCCGGCTCTCTGTTCTGCTCTCGGCCCTCGGCATGTCCATATTTCTGCAGAACGGCCTGATGCTCACCCAGGGCGTGTACGACAAAGCCTACCCCATCGGCTTCACCAGCGGCGGGTTCGATATTGGCACCCTGCACATCAACTACATGCAGGTCATCATCCTGGGCCTCACCACCGCGCTGCTGCTCGCGCTGAACACCCTGGTTTACAAGACGCGCATCGGCAAAGCCATGCGCGCCACGGCGCAGGACAAGGTCATGTCGGCCCTGGTCGGCATCAACTCGAACCGCGTCATCGCCGTCACCTTTGCCATCGGCGCCGCCCTGGCCGCGGCAGCGGGCATCATGGTGGGCCTCT from Oceanidesulfovibrio marinus includes:
- a CDS encoding branched-chain amino acid ABC transporter substrate-binding protein, giving the protein MKRILSIILALGLLAAFAGGVQAEELKIGSLSPLTGPYAADGNDIANGARAAIKVIKDEGGIEGYDDIVLLAQDSACDPRQAVAAANKLINEEVAGVVGAYCSSATIPASETLAEEDIIMITPASTNEKVTERGLDYMFRMCGRDDDQSKAAVKFMTDYLKGKTIFIVDDKTTYSQGLADNVEKLANEAGIEVIEHDHVNQGDKDFSAVLTKIKEANPDVFYMSLQNSSSGALMLIQAKRAGIDAAIVAQDAVYHPQLIENAKEAADGVYLTFGFIDEEKPAFKKFKDAYAEYGDPGAYSGYAYDAAYVLLSGIKAAGSTDPAAVKDEIMKMDFEGATKHVKFAENGDSGSNYVIRVIKDGKYVNFWDPNTGELY
- a CDS encoding branched-chain amino acid ABC transporter permease; translated protein: MDYFLQQFINGLTLGGVYALVALGYTMVYGIIQLINFAHGEIFAAGGYMGVILLSFLAAHGLMETSPWLCLGLSMVLSMGYCAMLAMAVEKIAYKPLRHSSRLSVLLSALGMSIFLQNGLMLTQGVYDKAYPIGFTSGGFDIGTLHINYMQVIILGLTTALLLALNTLVYKTRIGKAMRATAQDKVMSALVGINSNRVIAVTFAIGAALAAAAGIMVGLYYGSVRYDMGFVPGIKAFAAAVLGGIGNITGAMIGGLIIGMVEIMAAAYIPHGGEYKDVFAFVILILVLYFMPTGIMGENVDDTRV